CAGTTTGGTTCTACACATCAAAACACTTAATGTATTTTGCAACCATCACATTTACTTGGTAAACAGATGTTTGAAAGTTTAAGTAAGACACTGCTCCACCAAATTAATCACTGGGATAAACTTAAGTAGCACAACCACCACTCTGTCAAAAGCTATTTGAAGGGTAAGGCTTAATTCCTTGTATTAAAGGCTATCTCAGTGTGGGGACCCTTTTCAGAAGCTCTGGAGAAACTAAGAGGCTGATTCCCCCcagaagctttcccagacagcaggctttaccacgtgTATACTGCaaggtttactgtgagtttgaagttgccccaaaaaactgacaccaaaagtggattttttaaccccagatcaggctacactctaaagcGCAATGAAAACACAATGTGTGAAGGGCTCTCTGATAGCTTGCAaggatttgggggtaaatctgtccAGTATGTGAATGCAGTGAGTTACCCTCCATTCCGTAGGAGATGTGAGccaaaagccgggtgtgaaaaacttccagtggTTTGACAGTGAAGCAGGACAAGGTCAGAACTGGAGAGATTTGCAGCTTGGTTAAGAAGTCAGTGCAGGATGGATGATTTCAGAGTAAAATAGTGTGTGAGAGATACtagaaatgagagagaacaagggggcagtcctaTACTGTCTGCCTCTACTGCTTATGTCACTAGTGGTCAGTAGGAGTTATTGGTGTGGAGATGGGCAtgttccagattacacactgccaTGTGTCCCATATGTACCCCTCCCTATTGCCAGTGCTTTGACATGGTGCTCGCTGTGCTGTTAGCCAGCAGGGTCccatccatatttctgatgccttgtttcaaattttaatgatgtgttaCATCCCTATAACGTGGTAattgcattgcaggaaagtagctgtatttttctgtggtAGGTAGGCTTGCAAcagagttattttattttatttgtataccgcccttccaaaaatggctcagggcagtttacacagagaaataacaaataaataagatggatccctgtccccagagggctcacaatctaaaaagaaacataagatagacaccagcaacagtcactggaggtactgtgctggggatggtttATGTGTTGCAGcgtgttgcagtatggacagttctcccCCACCTACCCCTGGTGTTTTTTTCCCTCTGCCCACTCGCtgcgggggagagaaacaggcaggagaaatctcggctttcccctcttttcctccccacagatcccaaaccacacacctcccccttcctctgcttgcttccaacataacttgagcttgtcaacacagaaggggagggagagggaggagattgGAGgggtattatttttattatttcctaCCAGGGTTCTTTTGTacattcaccttttaatttgctactttggccacaGACTCATACAGTGCAGCTgtgcagatttctgaatccaaccatTTCttatgcactttttactgaagaggaagcccattgaactaaataaattacttctgtgcaatcctgcttgcttactacaaggtaaatggcagggagagagaacagtcacttaaaaggaagcctattgaactgaatcatgattcatttacttctgtgcaatcccacagccctcaatGGAGgagtgctcccctcccccctcccccacttatttatttatttatctggagGTGCACCaattcctgtctttcccccttgctggcttgccacaggattccctttcgctccccccaccccaataagcagttcccttgttttgtcctcctcttttctcctcctcttttcttttttaaattccccCCAGTTATTCCTTGTgtaaaactggaatgatgcaagacaaagttagttTTTTATTTTGGAATGGCATTTCTCCCTGCTGGCAGATTTGCGCAAGGCAGCCGAGaacttacaattttttttttacttcccccttccacaactccattggccgaaatggagcaggaggaggaacagataaatatgtttcaaggagaatatggacagtcctgccttgaaaacacgttgcaatggacggaaaatatgaatggccaccagcctacaacgaaGCATTGAATTACGCTTTACTCTTGGTTTTAAACCATAGCAGTATTCCGCCACACTTTGCAACGCTATAcccattgcaaatctcgtagACCAGAAAATGccatggagtcacatctccagcaTATCTTCCAGAGTCAGTATTCCTGACTCTCCAGCATTTTCTGCCTGGCTCCCTCAGTGCAGCTGTCTCCTCTCCATGCATTGTACCAGCTGTGTGGGTAAGGAGACAGGACAAGCCCATTTATGTTGCAGGGAAGGATGGGAAGCTTTCTGCTCTCCTCTTGGTGTAAGTGGACCAAGACTGCAAGAGATTGTGCCActctgagcatctgctcagctacgaGAGCTTCTTACCtgagtgcatctttgttcattgcactagtgcgGTGTTGGTCTGGCTATCACTTATTCTTATATCACTTATTCTTATATCACTTATCACTTGTTCTTATTTTACATTCATGTTTCTATAAAGTAAAACTGTGTATAGAACCATCCTCTACAAACTATTGTATCACGAGAACTCATTGTAAAATTACAATAAATTTAAACAGATGTGTAATATTGGAGGTTAAGTAAGCTTTACTGTCTCAGCCTTCAATACATGTAAACCAATTCTGGACAAAATGGCTGCATTTTAATTTTCTTCCTTTTACTTGTATATAACTGGCTAGCTTAGCTGCATAATCAAATGATCTATTTTCTATTCAGAAATGGGATTGACATCATTTTCTGGCAACAAGCACAACATATTCTGGAAGCTACAGTCCTGATCTGACCATGTTATCAGCTTCATTCATTGTTATCTTCTGAAAGTATTCCAAATAGATATTTATGCTCACATTGTTTTCTTAAAACAAGAAACTGTGTTAAACCTATTGTGACTTCTTTTCCCCACTCCAAGGTCATGTCTCATTTTAGACACTCCAGACTTTCCTTAAGGAGGACCTGTTTTCACTCATAGAAGAGCTGATGTCGTAAGGCCTGGACAATTAATTGCTTTTGTAGTTCATAGTGCAATGCAGATAtgcaggaaggaaggggggaaagtgggTTGCCAGATTGTTGCTTAATTGACTTGTTAGTCTTTAACCAGAAAATCAGAACCATCTGGTGCAGACAGGGCAGGGATGAAGGGATGGTGGCACGATTCAAAGAGTGAAAGAAGAGCATTCTCTGGAATAACATCTGCCTTTCCAACAGGGGCCGAATCTTCTGGATTCCTCAGAATAAGATGCTGGAAAAAGTGATTGGATGTGTGACAATCCGGAATGCAGTGATCCGAGAAGCCCTGGCAGAGTTCCTGGCAACATTCCTGTTGATGGTGAGGCTGGTGTGGCGGGGCAGGCAGAGCTCTTGTCTGACATATGGGGGTGCAGAGATAGTTTGAAGCTTAAGAAAGAGAGTAGCAATGTTTTAGGTACTTGCCTCTCATATTTGAAAAAGGGCTGTGAGATCCCACAAAATAATGACAGTTGTTCAGGCATACTGGGAATCCCCTTTTGCAAATCAGGGCAGAATGAGTTGGGGTAAATGGGTTTAAGAGGAGCAGAGAATGCTCATGAGCTGAACCTTTATTTGCTCAAGACAAAAAAAACAAAGACTTTTCCTTTCTAGAGCTTCAGATTATTTCCCCAGTACCTGACAGGCCAAGGCAAGTTTTGGCAGCCCTGATTCTctccttttaacgtagtgattcactttatttagcaggggcagattaactggccctatccagccccagcacagcatccctccagtgactgttgctggtgtctgtcttatgtttctttttagatagtgtgagccctttagggacagggagtcattttttaaaatgtatgcatgtatttgtttgtttgttatttctctatgtaaaccgctttggaaacttttgttgaaaagcggtatataaatatttgttgttctccaaaatgagtaaaggaacagagcaccttccttttgaagAAAGACAAAGCATTTTATACTCTCTAGTTTAGAGCTGGGGTTTCTaggcttgggtctccagatattgttgatggaagttgcagtccagcaacatctgtgggcccaaggttGGAAATCcctagtttagagaaaagaccaCTAAGGAGGAATATCACAGAGGTTTATAACATTATGCaccatgtggagaaagtggacagaggtttttctccctcccatatAACAAGAAAATTCAGGGCTGCCCCATGAAATAGATTGGTAGTAGATTGGTCCAAGATGGGCAAaagaaagtgcttcttcttcacaCATTGCGTGGTTTAACTTATGGTATTTATGAACTTGATTTGTAGGGGAACGATCACTAGCTTAGGAGTCCCGCTAGATGTTACATTAAACATGTTTTTCCTTAGTGTACATAGCCGTTTTCTTCCCAGGGCAAATAATAGCTTGGAGGAGGCATTTTCGTTAGTGCCCTGAccctacaccacccttccaattAGGATCAGAGTCCCCcagctatttatttttttaaagatgatgatggaaattgtagtccaacaacatctggggacctaagtttgagaacccctggtataagGGAATAAGCCTGTGTCACTCAGTAAGTAAAACATGGAATGGTCCGGCCCACCTCTTGATCTCCACCCTGGGGACATCAGTTGAACAAACCCATGTTTGTATTTCTGTGTGATCTTTCAGCCATCCTTTCCCAGCCCATTATTACTATTCTCCTTGTTTCTGGTCCACTTTTTCAGAAAGTCAGAGAGGGCAACCTGTCCTGATAGCCAAATGGCAGTTATGTTGACAtacactcttttcttttcttacagCTTTTTGGTAATGGCAGTGTTGCACAGGTGGTGTTGGGAAGAAAAAGCTTTGGGGACTATTTGAGCATCAACCTCGGATTTGGATTTGGTGTCATGCTGGGCATCCATGCAGCTGGCGGCATCTCAGGTGAGTCCGGTAATAGTCTGGGACTTCAGCCTTGAGAGACCATGCCCTACTTGCACAGAACTGCAGTTCTCAGGACTCTCTAGGAAAGAGGGAATAAACAAATTTCTCATCCCTTTCTCCAAGTAACCCTGGGAACTATagtcctgggcgggggggggggggcagggcactaGGAATCTCTAATAGGAAGTTCttaccaaactacaattcctgAAGGATGCCTTCAGGGATGTTACAAAGgttaaactggtataaaactAGCAGAAGTTTGTAgtctctttatttttttaaaaaactgtgtgtTTATGAAAAGCACTTTTAGCAAAAATGTGGATGATGTAGGGCtggtatactactactactattactactactactactgtggatatttatatactgctttttgatagaaattcccaaagtggtttacattgagaaatataaataaataaattaaataaaaatggctccctgcccccaaagggcttgcagtctaaaaagaaacataagatagatagatgccagcaacagccactagagggatgtgctggggctggatagagccagttgctctcgccctgctcagtaaagataatctccactttaaaaggcgcttctttgcccagttagcagggtaataATACCGTGATTATTAAAATGATGATTGTGATTATCCTTTTTTGTCACCCTCGTTCATGCTGCCAAAAGGTGCTCATATGAATGCGTCAATCACCTTTGCAAACTGCGTAATTGGGAAACTGCCCTGGTACAAGCTTCCCGCGTATGTGATCGGCCAGTTCCTGGGATCCTTCCTGGCTTCTGCTACTGTTTTCACCTTGTATTATGGTATGCTGCTTCCCTACACTCTGGCCCAAGTCCTAGAAATAGCTGTTAAGAAGGGAAAACCAGCTGGTCACAGGaaaaacagtcagtgaggagtCAGTTTCTTCTGCAGTTGAGAAGCACACAGTTCAGGCTCAGGAGTTAGGGTAGGTTCACAGTCCTTATATGGCCAGGGCCCCACGGGGTCAGGCCTGCAAGTGGAAGAGCTAGAAGTGAGTATGTAGTGCAGGACAGTTTCCAGGCAGCaagctttaccacgggtttactgcgggtttactgcGTGGCTTTAcggtgagtttgaagttgcccccaaaaactgatgcaaaaagttgatttttttttaccctggatataaattgggctgcactataacatgcaatgaaaactcCGAATCATGTGCGAAGTGCTCCCCgacagctcgcagggactttggggtaaatctggctgatatgtgaacgcgcacaccctccattcttgTGGAGATGCGagataaaagccctgtgtgaaaaacacccaggtgaGGTTGAAGTCAAGGCTATTGACTCCCCAGATCAGCTGGGCGGATGGGTCGCAGTACCTCTCTGGACTTTATTGTGCTGGCACTGCAGTGCAGCAGGGTCTGGACTTATAGCTCTTTCTGACTGAGAGCTGCCCTAGTGGTGCACAGAGTAGGGTGCCTTAGAGGGGTGGGGCCCTGCTGCCATATCTTGGTGTCTAATTGAGTTACAGGCTGCCACCAGGAAGTTTTACACACGGGGCTTATATCCCGAATCTCATTCGGGAGAgtatgtgtgcattcacacaccaaccAAACTTACCCCAATTCCCGTCGGGATTCTtggactcactccacacacaaatcggtctttgtgatgcaaattctaacTTATCTCAACATggccatgtttttaaaatgctgttttaaagctacttttcctgaaaacaccagagcaaactgGGAGAGGTGCTGACGTAAAATCATTTGCATGATAagagcatgctctcttcagaaatacaAATCAgtctctgcagggaactctgtgccccccacccccattggctaggaaggaaaacactgtcATCTGCCATGTGTACTTGCTTCTAGAGTAAActaagagcagagaggaggggctgcttctcacAATGCCATACTTCGCATTGTGTACTTCGTGATGGCTTTGAACCACATTTAACctaaagcctgaagccaagtgcgaataactccctggccaTTGGCAGTGGTAGTGGAAACAGCGGGCCAGCAGATCCCACCTTTGGCAAACTCACAGTGAGGCATCATAGGTGTCCCAGTCCTTCTGCTGGAGTCCCTGGTTCAAGATCTCAGGTGCTTAACAAAAAATCATGTTCAATACCTCCTAATGGGCAATTAATCCAAGGGACAGTCTTTTCTTTTGGTTACTTGAGATCATGAAACATGTGGGTTTGGGGTGATATATAAACTTGCCAAATAAATACTTCCACTGTGTTCAAATAtatttaatcttatttatataagATTATAATCTTAtataaagaggagaggagagttggtcttgtggtagcaagcatgacttgtccccttagctaagcagggtctgccctggttgcatatgaaagggagactagaagtgtgagcactgtaagatatccctccttggcttctccaagataggactgagagagattctggtctgcaaccttggagaagccgctgccagtctgtgaagacaatactgagctagatggaccaatggtctgactcagtatatggcagcttcctatgttcctatgtatataccgcctgatgTACGGTATGTATCCTTAGGCAGTTATGGCATATAAAAGGCCGttaagaagcagcagcattttggCTGTGCTGCTATGGGCTATTAGCATGGCCAAAAAGGGAATCGACTTGAGGAAGCTTGAGAAGGACCTCGCTGAGACAAAAATCAAGGCCAAGGTCCCAGTGAAACCTGAAGTCCCCTTTGTGCCTCCCTGCTTATGTTTTGTTCTCCAAGGGCTAAATTttagctgtttctccttccatTCTAGAGGCTCTGCAGGATTACACTGGAGGAAACCTGACCGTTACGGGGCCAACCGCCACCGCTGGGATCTTTGCCACATACCCAGCTCCATACATGACTATCTGGAGTGGGTTTAAGCATGAGGTTAGTGTGCAAGGACTGACTGCCAGCTTAGTTGCAAAAACACTGAGCTGTAGATCCAGAAGGGGCTAGAAAGTGACCGAGACCAGCCTCTctatccagcatggtgtagtggttagagtgctggactaggatcgaggagacctgagttcaaatcctcattcagccatgagacttgctgggtgactctgggtcagtcacttccccctcagcctaacctacttcacagggttgttgtgaggagaaactgaagtatgtagtacaccactctgggctccttggaggaagagtgggatagaaaatgtaaaaaacaaaacaaaaaccttctgCACAACAGCTCGCTCCCTGGTATTTGACCCTTTCTGTTTCCCTACAGACATGAGGACTAGAGGGAGATTCCAGCAACAATCCCAGGGACAGGCAGTTGCTGGGTTGAATGGGGCCGTGGCTCTCTGCAAGTTGAATTGGCCATGCTAAATATTAGAAgtctaccactttaaaaggtgcctctttgcccaattagcagatgCTGCATGGGTCATAGCAgctgagtggaagagcacctgcttcacatgcagaaggttccaggttcaagctCTGGCGGCATCTTCAGATAGGATTGGGATGGAAGACCTCTGTCTGACACTCTCAGGAGCTCTTGCCAGTCAGAGTACATAATACTGAGTTGGGTGGACCAtttatacataagaacagccctgctggatcaggcccaaggcccatctagtccagcatcctgtttcacacagtgccccaccagatgccactgggagcctacaggcaggagctgagagcatgccctctctcctgctgttactgcccagcaactggtacacagaggcatcctgcctttgaggctggaggtggcccacagccctccgactagtagccgttgataggcctctcctccatgaagttatccaaacccctcttaaagccatccaggttgttggctgtcaccacatctcgtggcagagagttccacaacaattatgcattgtgtgaaaaaatagatttcctggcaatcaatttcatgggatggcctctggttctagtgttatgtgacagggagaggaattcctctctatccactttctccacaccatgcatgattttatagacctctatcatgtctccccgcagttgtcttttttttctaaactaaatagccccaggtgttgtagtcttacctcacaagaaaggtgttctaggcctgatcatcttggttgccctcttctgcaccttttccagttctacaatgtcctttttttagatatggtgaccagaattgtacgcagtactccaggtgtggccacaccatagttttgtataagtgcatttTAATATtaggaattttattttcaatccctttcctaatgatccctagcatggaattggcctttatcGCTGccgccgcacattgagttgacactttcaatgatctgtccaccatgaccccaagatccttctcctggtcagtcacagacagctcagatcccatcaatgtatacttgaagttggggttttttgtcccaatgtgcatcactttacacttgccaatgttgaaccgcatttgccactttgtcgcccactcccctagtttggagagatccttttggagctcctcacaatctgttttggatttcaatacccaaaagagtttggtatcatctgcaaacgtggccacctcactgcttacttctgcttctagatcatttatgaataaattaaaaagcacctgccccagtacagatccctgggggacccaacttcttacttccctccattgtgaaaactctccatttatccctaccctctgtttcctgtccttcaaccagttagcaatccacacatgtacgtgtcctcttatcccatgactgctacgtttcctcaggagcctttaatgaggaactttgtctaaagctttttggaagtccaggtatactatgtcaactggatcactcttatccacacacttgttgatagtctcaaagaactccaaaaggtttgtgaggcaagatttacctttgcagaagccatgctggttctcccccagcatggcctgttcttctatgtgacTCTGCATGTCCATGTTCATAGCTTGAACGGTATAACTGTTCGTGGACGCTACCAATTCAACTTGCAGGTGGCAGGTCTGACTAATGAATGACATGCACATACTCACACAGGCGCACATGCACACAACCCTGAATAGAAATCTACTATGCCAGGTAGAAGGCTGGGCTTGAGTTCAAGGAGTTAGTTGTTCGTGCAATTCTCCACTTGAAGTTTGATGGATGTGATCAGGCCAATGGTCTACAATCCAAGGCCTCCCTGTCTGTGGACTAAGAAGCCCCTGCCCCCAGTTATGATTTTGCCTTTCTCATGAAGCTGTTCTTTCTCTTGGCTTCGGGCCCAGCCCCCaaggggataataataataataatagtgattgGCCTATTTTATAGTGGGGGGCCtatttcccagatgtttttgaactataactcccttGATCCCCCATCACATTGGTCTTTGGCATTAAggctggggaatgatgggagttttagtcttccaacatctggaggcaccaggttgggaacccctcatTTATAGAGCTGTTATAAGGACTGCTGAAAGAATTTAAGTGAACAAACATGCTGCACTGTTATGATTATCACATGTGCTTCCTCATTAAGAGGGTAATGTGTCAATTGGCCTTTAGACTCTAGAGAGGCCAGACCTGAGCCCACGAGGGAGACCTCTTATGGGGAAAGGGCCCTTTCCTGGTTAGCCCTTCCATGGCTTGCTGCTACTTGAGCTAAGATGTCTCTTCCAGGCCGTGACTGACATGTTTTATCTCCTCCTCCCACATCTACACAGTTCATTGCCACCAGCGTACTTTTGATTGGTATCCTTGCGATCAGTGACGTGAAGAATGCAGGTGCCCTTCAAGGCACCCATGCATTCATTGTTGGACTTCTGGTGGTGGTGATTGGCATGTCCATGGGCATGAACACTGGCTACGCCATCAATCCGTCCAGGGATTTGCCACCAAGGATCTTCACAGCCATTGCCGGCTGGGGAATAGAGGTCTTCAGGTGAGTGCCTTTTCTGAGGATGTGCAGAACCATTTCGCTCTCAAACTGGTCTGCCGCAAACCGGGGCAGTTCAATCTCAGACTGGACCATGCTTCAGGAAGTGGGCCTGGTCAGAGATCAGAGAACCGGGTTGGCGAGAAGGGTGAGAGTGGCAGCGGGGGCAGGGGCATCATGgggcatctttcaaagtaaatGAGAAAATCCTTCTTGGGCactgaagctgcctggagcagtggtgTGGCCCTCTCCTCAGCAGCCAACACGGTGGTGGTGTGGCCCCGACATAGGTGAGCCTCCGCCACACAGGATGCTGGGAGGAGCAccatgctgctgctccaggcagcttcagtACCCAGTAAGGACCTTGCCGCTGAACCAGTTTAAGCTGGTTCAGCTGAACCAAAAAGTCAATGGACCCACACTCCGGTCCGAATTTTGACTGATCTATGAAAAATGGTCTGCGCACACCCCTAACCTTTTTTCTTTCCCTATTCCCTGGAGACGCATTGCACTGAGTCAGACTGCATTACATATGGAGCTGCATTGCACTGAGTCAAACTATTGACCAGTAGCTTTCCAGAGtcttcctacctggagatgccagggaccaaCCAGGAGgaattctgaatgcaaagcagctgcttgaCTACCAAAGTTTGGACTCCCCTTCCCTTtcttatttgatttgtgccccgcCCAATCATGGCTGGATTAATCTGATGGTCAGCAAAGATCTGGATGATCTAGCTTGCATTGCCATTTATACACAGGGTATACAACAACTATCTTAAaacttaacttttaaaaaaaatacatagaCTTAAAATATTCTCAGCCACCCATCCCTAGCCATGAAAGTCTgtataccagctgcaggggagcaacaccaggagacacaatgaaaaataaattggaatataaaaatacagatctaattaaaagttttttaaaaaaacatagacaataaaaccataaaatacagagcagcagcaacaaaaacactcctatgaaagcctggataaaaagtcaAGGTGTCGggacaataactgagaaggccctgtcctgcgtgcatgacggccaagcttccctcattgttggcatgtggagcagagcccccaccAATggccttgtcaagcaggcagaaacgtTTGGGAACAAACGgcccctcagatatccagggcccaaaccgttaggGGCTTTAAAGCCCTTGATCAGCACCTTGGATTGgaaccagaaacaaattggcagccaatgtagctctttcaaaatgggtgtaatatggtcCCAGAGAGCAACTCCacataaaatcctagctgccgcattttgtactagctgcagttgccgaatattcttcaagggcagccccataaaGAGTGTGTTagagtaatccagctgtgatgtgactaaggcgtgggtaactgtggccagatcttccttctcgagaaagggatgcagttgGTGCACTACCTAAAATTGTGCaagggcacccctggccaccgtctccacctgagcttccaaaagcagagctgagtcCAGCAATACCCCCGAAGCTGAgcatttgctctttcaaggggagtgcaaccccatccagaagcagccaagttccctcatcccgactggctctctcactgaccaacagcacctctgtcttgcccagattcaatctcagtttattaggccacatccaatccatcactgcctccagcagtCTCCAActcagaacatccactgcctccctgggatcaggtgacaagaacagatagagctgagtgtcaacTGCATATTGTGGACAGCTCAGTCCAAgttcccggatgacctctcccagtggtttaataTAGATCTTAAGCAGCATGAGGGGGCAAAacagaaccctgtgggaccccacaggccagtggctgAGCAGTAGTTCCCCTGCAAcatcttctggacccttcccccaaaggaccaaagccactccaaaacaGTACCTCCAATCCCTATATTTGAGAGGCggctcagaaggataccatgatcagtggtatcaaacaccactgagaggtccagaagaaccaacagggacacactcccctaGTCAAGCTCTcgatgtaggtcatccactagagatatcaaggcagtttcagtcccgtAGCCAAGATGGAAGCCAGATAAGAAAggggtctagatcagggtttctcaacgtgtgggtccccagatgttattggacttcaactcctataatccccaaccccagtggcctttggttgggaattat
Above is a window of Hemicordylus capensis ecotype Gifberg chromosome 2, rHemCap1.1.pri, whole genome shotgun sequence DNA encoding:
- the LOC128346206 gene encoding aquaporin-7-like isoform X3; translated protein: MSGRIFWIPQNKMLEKVIGCVTIRNAVIREALAEFLATFLLMLFGNGSVAQVVLGRKSFGDYLSINLGFGFGVMLGIHAAGGISGAHMNASITFANCVIGKLPWYKLPAYVIGQFLGSFLASATVFTLYYEALQDYTGGNLTVTGPTATAGIFATYPAPYMTIWSGFKHEFIATSVLLIGILAISDVKNAGALQGTHAFIVGLLVVVIGMSMGMNTGYAINPSRDLPPRIFTAIAGWGIEVFRAGNNWWWVPVVAPTLGSLVGIFIYNILIDFHNRPLKAECKKDDIETAVVAEL
- the LOC128346206 gene encoding aquaporin-7-like isoform X2; this encodes MPCSAVLTDPQKGKAGNGWGRIFWIPQNKMLEKVIGCVTIRNAVIREALAEFLATFLLMLFGNGSVAQVVLGRKSFGDYLSINLGFGFGVMLGIHAAGGISGAHMNASITFANCVIGKLPWYKLPAYVIGQFLGSFLASATVFTLYYEALQDYTGGNLTVTGPTATAGIFATYPAPYMTIWSGFKHEFIATSVLLIGILAISDVKNAGALQGTHAFIVGLLVVVIGMSMGMNTGYAINPSRDLPPRIFTAIAGWGIEVFRAGNNWWWVPVVAPTLGSLVGIFIYNILIDFHNRPLKAECKKDDIETAVVAEL
- the LOC128346206 gene encoding aquaporin-7-like isoform X4; translation: MLEKVIGCVTIRNAVIREALAEFLATFLLMLFGNGSVAQVVLGRKSFGDYLSINLGFGFGVMLGIHAAGGISGAHMNASITFANCVIGKLPWYKLPAYVIGQFLGSFLASATVFTLYYEALQDYTGGNLTVTGPTATAGIFATYPAPYMTIWSGFKHEFIATSVLLIGILAISDVKNAGALQGTHAFIVGLLVVVIGMSMGMNTGYAINPSRDLPPRIFTAIAGWGIEVFRAGNNWWWVPVVAPTLGSLVGIFIYNILIDFHNRPLKAECKKDDIETAVVAEL
- the LOC128346206 gene encoding aquaporin-7-like isoform X1, translated to MKKRGRGYEKGVGAALVLLSHEKGRNNGRGRIFWIPQNKMLEKVIGCVTIRNAVIREALAEFLATFLLMLFGNGSVAQVVLGRKSFGDYLSINLGFGFGVMLGIHAAGGISGAHMNASITFANCVIGKLPWYKLPAYVIGQFLGSFLASATVFTLYYEALQDYTGGNLTVTGPTATAGIFATYPAPYMTIWSGFKHEFIATSVLLIGILAISDVKNAGALQGTHAFIVGLLVVVIGMSMGMNTGYAINPSRDLPPRIFTAIAGWGIEVFRAGNNWWWVPVVAPTLGSLVGIFIYNILIDFHNRPLKAECKKDDIETAVVAEL